In Oncorhynchus masou masou isolate Uvic2021 chromosome 31, UVic_Omas_1.1, whole genome shotgun sequence, the sequence ggcagtttcttgtcattccTTTCAATCCTTTAgccagattttagcagagatgcagagaagcatattttgtttgtttaaaataagaaccaccagtcaggaggatacaaaCAGCTCAAGAAGTATGCTTAGATTCGCAGAAAAATACTTTATGATAATATCATGATATTTGTGTATTAATTATGATTCCATGATACATGCCTGTATTGATGTGTGTTATAATCCCACATAGTGTAATTTGGATGTGATATCCTAGGCATGTTAGTGCAGTATATTGAGATATGTTATTTATAAGTCAGAATAACACCCTCATTAAAATTACAATTGAACAAGTAAAGCACTATGCTTAGATAACCGCtgcagaaaaaaaaaatatatatatatcatttttttACATATAATTAGACATAATGATTATGACTCTAAATGGCATAAAAACAAcagtttcaggtgtttgaaaaatgcaaAATTCCAGAAGAGTGCGGTCTCTAAAATAATGAGTGCATAACGCCCCTGCGCAAAAGGCACTCTTTTCGTGGAACGACCCAGGCAATATATGGTGGTAGTGCTTCAAGATACAAGGAGGACTCTGGAGGACTTGATCATTTTATTGCTTACGAGGGGCATTGATAAGGAACAAGCAGGGCCACCATGCTCTTCAGCAGTATGGGTGGGGAGGagaacccctccctctcctccatattTTACTGAAGACTGCAAGGTCATTTTGGTTCAAAATGTCTTTGGACAGGATCAAGgctttttttttttgtcacaaacacacacatctgcATTTTCAACTCCTTACCTCCCACTTTGTCGATATGTGCGAATGTGTAATTAATGAAACAACCCCTCTCAGATTGGTTCAGACAATGGACAGTGAGCTTTTCACCAGCCCCTGTTGGCGGCCAAAGCAAGGCCAGTCCCTATTCTCCTTACATGTAACCCCACTCTAGCACAATGCACCCCTCCTCTGTCCAGCTTATCTGCCAAGCTTACATATTAATCTGTTCTCTCCTACTCCCTTCTTGGGGAGCCCCCATGCAAACCTTCATTTTCTGGTCATGTGCACCCATAGGAAGGGGGCGAACCAGACACAAAGTGACATAAAAAGCAGAATAGGGGCTGCCAGGCTGAAACTGAGCCTGAAAAGAGGCATGGGAGATGAACAATTGTCCCCAGTGAAAGGGACGGTTAAAAGAAGGCGCTGAGGGGCTGGTACAGCAATGGAGTCCAAGTCTCTAGTCAGCAAGCTCTacctaccagacagacagagccatgcTAAAGCTAAACCAGGGCCCGTGGGCCATCTGGCTGCTTGAGAGAAGGCACAGAACCACAACCATGCAGGCATACCAGCACTCAACCAGGTTTTGAGGGTGTTTGTTCCTCCTGACACCTCTGACCTCACCAGTAATGCCACACTATCATCGTACAACTCCAAAATCAACAGGTCATCACTTACATGTTTCAACATTAATGCCCATCCTATCAATGGATGATAAAGATTGAGATGAGTGAGAACAGACTTGGACATACTATAGGCTTCCTCTTGTAAAAAATAATCTGCTACATGCATTTCCAAGATTATTTTTCAAAGCTCAAAATGTAATCATGAAGACATGACTTACTTGAGAGTTTTCAAAGTGTTTTCAACTAGATCAAGTGCTTGCTTCAACATTTCAACGCCTTTAAAAAGTAACAGTGCTAATGGCCTGGGTAGGGAGTTTCGATTGAGTGAGTATTACGTGAGTTACAGCTTTGTGAACTAAATACCCCTGAATGCCTCAAACAGCTTAAGAGAGTTTTGTTTCTGAACTTTTCAATTCAACAAAGAACATGAAAGAGCACATTTAGCactgaaatgtaaatgttcttGTTTTGCCTAATTAATGTAAATGTCTTCTCAGAACAAAACAGCTCTCCAAATATTAATTAGAACCTAAATATTCATGGTGAAGCTCCTTGTGAGCCATTTAATTAGGGAGCTTTTATTGTTTGATCGTAATGTTAATTAGATATTTCTAATTTGAAGATTTGTTTACTTGTCATATAACAGAATACAGAATCAAGGAACATAAAGTTTTATTGATATATCGTATTTAACTCAGCAACACCATGGTACAGTATCTGGATTGGAAAAgtcttaaagctagaatccttaatcGAAACAATAACAAAATCGGCCGCCCCGCCTCTATTTCAGTGAAAAGCTGAGGGATTGGTCTGGTGAAATGTAaacactcaaattcatagacagagctatggatgcaatcaaataaaaatgaaaagaATAACGATTTAATTACATTTGTCTTGTGCAACACTATCAAACCAACTCCTTCAACATTCAGCAAAACATTGACGGCCTCCAAGACACGGCTCTGACCTTGACCCCTCACTCAGACTTATAGTGGCAGGATGTTTCCCACCAAGACCAGGGCTTTTCAATCCAGGGATGTCGAACTCATTCTGTCTGGTTTCAATGATGATGGTGGAGTACATTCACTTTACATGCTGACTATTGCTGATTCCTTCACATTTTACTACTGTTGGGCCTTCGTGGGTTATTGGACCATTACTGGGCCGTGCAGGCCACCCTGGAGCAGCTGAAAACTGTGGTTTGTTGTGCTGCTAATTATATTGTGTCTCTGCTGAATAGATCCTCTTAAAGGACTCACGTGCTGAGACCAGGGAACCAAGGGTCTGTTCAGGAGTGTCCCAAAGTAACAGGccgttcagatagaaatatgttGTGTAAAATAGACATGTAAACAAGAGTAAGGAATATTCAGTATGCGGCACACTCCTGAACGCGACCCTGAACTTGGTCATGTGTATATTCTGTGTTCAGCATATGCATTGCTGAATAAAATGACTGTTTCAATCTGAATACATTCATTTTCGAATGGCCACAAGTTAATACAAAAAACAGTTAAATGGACTTTCATTAAAAGCTGTTGATCAGGTACTGTATCTGTTCTTCGGTTGTCTGTTCTGATTGAAGAATCTTAAGAGTGAAACTTTATGAACAGAAGATAGTTGAAGCATTTTTTATAACGGTAAGGCCCAAAGaatctaaaaaaaaaagaattgtcCATGGTGTAAATCACTTCACCCACAGGGTAAGCAGTAAAAACAGGGTGGCTCAGTGTTGGTCATTGTGCCAGAGGATTGTGCTGGTCCTCAGACACCAACCTATTATCACAGATTATTGTGAAATAGACACAAATTACTTATTCTAAATTCGGAGACAGGCACACGTAAAAGTCCACTTTTTGTGTACAGTACACTATTTTGTATACAGTACATTTCAATCCAACCCAGACACTGTGGAGAGCTGGAGGGCTGTTCAACTTCCTCGACCATGCAGGGCTGACAATGTGGTCCATCAAGAGGTTTCATTCTGTCCACAATAAAAGTAGTTCATTCCAATTCTGGCCATGGTGACAGAAGCCCTGTTTTTACCTGTCATTAACATGCATCCTTAATCCTGATCTTGTCCTGATTTTGATCTGATCATGTCTGTTTACACTTATAAGATCAGATCACAATGCGTCTTTTAATTGTCTAAAATTGTGGGctcaatcagaatgtggacaagatcaagAAATGTTAGACCCAGGTATAAACGGGGCTTTAGAGAGCACAGCATCTAAACTCCTGTAACACAGGAAATTAAATGTGATGTGTGTTATATGTTGTTTTTGATGATGGCACAATACTGCACTTTTTATATTCACTATTATTGATCGTACAGAAGATTATTACGGATGATTTTGATCGGACAGAAGATATTTGAAAGTTGAAGAACAACTTTCAAGTATCTAGCATGAACTGTATATGAACAGGTAAAACATATGGCTACACACAATGAAGCTTTTTCAGACAGCACTTGTTATGCCCAAAAACCAGACTCTTTTGAAGGAGTTGTTTTCTCTGCCAGCATTCTAAGCTGACCAACAGGGTTGTATGACTAAATGGCATCAGGTCTGTTTTGGGAGAAGCCGCCGAGAGCGTGGGGAAGAGAGAAAGCGTGGGATGGGGTGAATAATGAAAAAGCAGAGGGGCTTAAGAAATGAATTGAGGCACATTAGAGGCAACCTGCTGGGACTGTACCGCTAAGTAAGAGGGATTTTTTTTTATCCTCAATTTAGGCCAATGTCCTGGTCCTTGGTGCAGGGTAAGCAGCGTGGGCCTAGTGCACtggtgggagggtgggaggggccTCACTCATTCTGCTGATTGGTGTTTCCCTCCCCTGGGGCAGTTGTGAGTAGGTGAGCCCCCCCCATTCCACAGCCACACAAACCACCATGACACCTTCCTTTCACCTCCCTGCGCCTCGGAGCAGTTCCCTCTCCCCCTGGCTCTCTCTCATTGAGACATTTCTCCACATTGCCTGGATTAGGAACACTTTCACTTAGATCTATGTGGTTGCCCCACAGACAAAGAAACACTTGGGGACAGGATTAGTAGGATTAAAAGGGATTCACATATGTCCAGTTCAAGCAATTGGTATTCAAAGCTTTAAACTTTCAAATGCCACCAAGAGAGAGCAAAGAAGTCCAGCGCTTTTCTTTGCATTGCAGCACCTTTATGAGGGATGGTTTCTTTTCTATTCCAACAATGACATGGTGGGGGATTTTATTGCTGTGGAACACCAAGTAGAATATgagatttagttttttttttttttgtggctgGCACTATTGGATGGATGATGCTTGTACCCCTCCAATTACTGTGCATTCAGTTATTCCTCTCCTCCATGACAAAAGAGTATACCCCTTTGAAGATAGGAACTATCTAGTCTCAATGTTTTCTTAAACTTCAGTAATATTGTTCCCAGTATCTCTCATGTGTTTTATGATACTTCACCACAGAGTTGGTTCAATTTCTATCGAATTCTATCGAGTTAGTTTAATTTCTATCTCGTTATCTTCTAGTTTTCAGTCATCCTTCAAATGGTTGTATATATTTGTGTCCAATATAATGCAGATGAGATGACTAATTAAGTGATAATGAGTGGTTTCTGTAAATGTGGTCATTTTCTGTCCATTGGGACACAAGTTTTCATCAACAAGTTTTATAGTTCTACATCAACATTTCTACAGCATAAGATTCACTGATATGCATGCACTGCCATACATTCTGTTTCTaggttaaatgtatttattttaaggATGAACATTACTAACACAATTAGAACATTATTCATGACTAGAGGATTGGTggtgttattattgttattgttattattatcattattattattacttttataaTAATTAGCATTATTATGATGTTGTACATTTTCCTATATACTTTTTAAATGTCTTATTCGTTAATGTTTCATGTTTTATGTACTGACTTTATCACAATATTGCTGATACTCTCCACAAATTAAATGAGACTACTACAGTATAAGGATAAGGATACATTATATTCGTTGAAAGTTATCTTATTAAAGGGTTGGAATTCCTATGTGGGCTAATGTAAATTACACATTTAGAAAAAGTAAGTAAATAATCAGCCTATTAGCCTATAGCTAGGCCAATAAAAAGTTTAGAATTTTCTGTTTGAAATGAACAGATATTTAATTTAACCTATACGCAATTCAAGGTTCAGAATGGTGGTACAGTACGCCATGAAGGCCTACCTCATGTACCACATGAGCAATATATTTAGGCCTAATGTAATATCATTAGGCTATGCAGGCAtagagtataggcctactaaaacCAACCACCTTAGGAAAACCGGGTTACGTTGCTACATTTGGGCAATTCGTCTTCAAGCCTAACTTTGGTTTCCATTCTGGAGGTGGTCGCATTTTACTCCCAAATTTAGTAAGGCACTTAATGAGATTTGTAGGGGTAAAAAGGTAGGACTATTAAGTCTATATTTTTACACACCTTATGTAGCAACAATAATTACAACAGGCTAATGGCATAACATTGTTATGAATAtagacataataataataatagttgttgttgtggttgttgtcataatcaattcaaaaatattttcaaCATATTACTAAATCCTCTATTTAATAAGCAATGACACAGTATATTTGTGTGAATCATTTGTATAACTAAATGAAAACCACATGTAGTTTTTGATTGGAAGTTGAGTAGCCTACCTACTCTGTTGCAGTTGTGCATCAAGCGTCCTGGCCCATTCCATTTCCAGCTTGGCCTCTGATGTAGATTACTATTTTTTGGCTGTCATACATGGCCTATAAttgtgatgatataatacattaATTTCAAATCTAAATGTCATGGTATGGCAGGTGTATACCTAGTGTGGACAGTCACTTCACTTATAACAAATACAACCACGAGAGTCAGATAACATATAAGCAATGTTACGCGGATTCCTGCATAGCTGAGAATAGTGAGAAATGGAAGATTTATCAAATCAAGTCAAACAGATGCATTTTCATACAGGATCTGAAAATGAATTAATGAACAAATAAAGTACATATTATAGCACGTTATAATGATAGCATCTCATGAATTAGTCTAATTTATGTACCGGGAACGTGTGAGATAGGCTACCTTATTTGCTTTTATCAATTTCTAAATCAATATCTTATCCGTTTTCGGGAAGTCCCCTTGTTAACTGCTAATTACTGAAACGCCATGAGGCGGAATAGACTTAGAATCGAGTTGCTTATCAGGCTATTCATGTGGTATTATGGAATATATCATATTATGTTGCTCGTGAGCAAAAAATAACCTCCGGTTGTGCGTTCGTCATTGACAGTCTATCCTAAACGGCAGCGAAACTCATCAATGTTATTCCTTCTCTCTCGACAGCACCACAAAGTTAGATTGTGCATACTGCAAATTAACATATTGTCCAGCGATTTGGAGAATATCGATCCCAAACACACAATCAATAAAAAACGATGCATGACCAGGCTCCACCACATGTCAAGTTTTCCAGAATTTGAGTGCTACCCAGTTTTAATAAAAGCATTTAAAAAATTCATTACAAACAAAGTAAAGCTGGTCAAACAATACTTTCAAACTAACCCGTTATTATTTCTAGAGAGCCACAGAGAGTTTTCAAGTTGTCTTGGTTTCAGATGATCCAGGACTGAAGTGTTCCCCCCACGGTGGCATTACAATGAATAGGAATAGATGTCCCTTTGGTCAATGGGACAGTCAAAGGACACCGCCCTGTATAATAATGGGGACGTCATCCTAACAACACCATTATGAAATGAATAGGAGGGCTCTTTTTGTTTCCCTTCTCTCAAGCAGCACTATAAATACTCCGAGCGCTCTTTTACCTCACCACAGAGCAAGAGGTGCACCCGTGAGATAAGATTACTCGCAGCTATCCGTCCAACAAGCCCACTGTGTCGACTCCATCGTTGTTACCTACACCTCCTTCCCAAAAAGAGGACGGAACTCAAACGACAGAGTCGGGTGATAGAGTGTGACTTAAAAACagggcagagatagagagggaagcaGCGACCTCCTACCCAAACCGAGCTAATAAAATGCATTCTGACTCCAGCTCGAGCAGATCTTCCTCACCAGACATGGATGGGATGTATCTCAGAGACCACCTCAATTCAGTGTCCTCGACGCAGAACGAACTCCTCCAGAAGATGACGAGCGAGCACCTTTCCAGGCACGGGGAAAAGTCACCTGGCGGGAGCAAGTACAAACTCAAGAAGCAAGTGACCGAGCAAGAGATTCAGCATCTGAGGCTGAAAATCAACGGACGGGAGCGCAAGAGGATGCATGACTTGAACCTGGCGATGGACGGCCTCCGGGAAGTCATGCCGTATGCACACGGTCCGTCCGTGAGAAAGCTGTCTAAAATTGCCACTCTCCTGCTCGCCAGAAACTACATCCTGATGCTCAACAGCTCACTGGACGAGATGAAAAGGCTGGTTGGAGAAATCTACGGCGGACATCATTCTACGTTCCACTGCGGGACAGTGAGCGGGCACTCTGGCAACCCAGCGCATCAGGTGCATCCGCTGCTCGGGAGCGCGCTGTCCTCGTCCACATCCTCCACCCTCACCACCACTTTACCGGGACTAACCTCCATCCGAGCACCTCATTCCCTAATGAAGAGTGCCCCTGCACCCCCTCTTCAACTCGGCAGCGGTTTCCAGCACTGGTCAGGTTTACCTTGCCCGTGCCCCATATGTCAAGTACCTCCACCCCCTCATATTCCTATCAGTTCAGCGGGACTGACGAGACTTACAAGTGAAAACAAGGACGTGATGAAGTAATTTGGGACATCCGATACAGAATGGTGTCAACGTGTACAGTAAATTGTGAATTGGACATGAAGAACGAACCTCAATGCATGCATTGTTTATCTGTTTATTTGTTTTATGCGTATGAGATACCCTAAATATCCTCCCCGTAACAAAGATCCTGTGAAAATACTTTTTTCATGGTAAAACTTTTGCCGGTTATTTGGTGTCACCAGAGATGCATTCACACAGTGTACATATGtttctttgtaaaaaaaaaacaacaacttctaAAACATTAAGCTGTAGATGTCTGAATGTAACCTTACGTTTCGAGCACTGAATGTGATCGTAGCACAACATACTTGCTGATCTGAAAGGGCGAAGAAAGTTGCATGCAGAtttaatatttttgttttttacatcaTTTGTGAAAGTGAAGAATGTCCTTTCCTTGTAACAAGGATGGTGAAATCGCATTCTACAGTGTATGAACattgtattattatatatttagtTCGAAAAAGGTTGACATTATATGGATCTTGATTACTCCATAGAATTCTGAAAATGCTTTTAGCTTTGTGGCGTTATTCTGTGTCCATTTGTATGTAGAACTTCTTTAGCATGGCTTCAGAACAACTAAAGCATGATTGTTTTGCTGGAAATAATTTGTTATGCCCAGAGACCCTGCGTCTTTATTTTTGTACATTCTTGATGATTGATGAAATATTTATTATTGCCCAGTGTTCCTGGATGAAATTTCAATAAAACCGATATAATGAACCATATATGCT encodes:
- the LOC135525122 gene encoding oligodendrocyte transcription factor 3-like → MHSDSSSSRSSSPDMDGMYLRDHLNSVSSTQNELLQKMTSEHLSRHGEKSPGGSKYKLKKQVTEQEIQHLRLKINGRERKRMHDLNLAMDGLREVMPYAHGPSVRKLSKIATLLLARNYILMLNSSLDEMKRLVGEIYGGHHSTFHCGTVSGHSGNPAHQVHPLLGSALSSSTSSTLTTTLPGLTSIRAPHSLMKSAPAPPLQLGSGFQHWSGLPCPCPICQVPPPPHIPISSAGLTRLTSENKDVMK